A single Pirellulales bacterium DNA region contains:
- a CDS encoding helix-turn-helix transcriptional regulator: protein MRIERELMRGAGPVAVLKLLEGGEKYGYELIALLDQRSDGVLSMGHSTLYPLLYNLEAQGLIAAHWRDGETNRPRKYYALTAQGRKRLAADVKQWEAVARAMHGLGILPAAHGN, encoded by the coding sequence ATGCGAATCGAACGCGAGCTGATGCGTGGAGCCGGCCCCGTTGCCGTGCTCAAGCTACTCGAAGGGGGCGAGAAATACGGCTACGAGTTGATTGCCCTGCTCGACCAGCGCTCCGACGGCGTGCTGTCGATGGGACACTCGACGCTCTACCCGCTGCTCTACAACCTCGAAGCCCAAGGGCTGATCGCCGCCCACTGGCGCGACGGCGAGACGAACCGGCCGCGCAAGTACTATGCCCTCACCGCTCAGGGGCGAAAACGCCTGGCCGCCGACGTCAAGCAATGGGAAGCCGTGGCCCGGGCCATGCATGGCCTCGGCATCCTGCCTGCAGCACATGGGAACTGA